In Erigeron canadensis isolate Cc75 chromosome 6, C_canadensis_v1, whole genome shotgun sequence, the following are encoded in one genomic region:
- the LOC122603510 gene encoding mechanosensitive ion channel protein 6-like yields MARFTSSTINSLYEVLVKVKDDAPNCPSQMKRKCGPEKDYAWFLEDDFNIDCFNEETSYLKVGRLLGITQWASLLLLLAFLICTLSISELKVLDIWDVAIWKWELLILAIICGQLIAGLVVEIVVLLAESSFHLRIGFLYVVYGIKQSVQNVVWLSLVMIASHFIVEGKDRVPNILRKVMLCLLVGTFMWLLKTIIVKVLASSFHLISFFRRIRVSLYKQYVIKKLGGDLVKGRNQEDMCREVSRQVLGAKKVTAFKVKRMIEIVQAGDLPCLSTVDEDLPIRSDEEDEDECSLRAKYEEVKQLARNIFSKVAQQSQSITVEDLKNRLGDDKVTKPQELFAGSMCKAEITEDGFIHWMMDAYTERRRLALSVNDTKTAVDDLHRMMDAIVAIMILVTWLIMCGVPITQFLIFATTQLALAVYVFGNTAKTVLESIIFLFILHPYDVGDRCEVDGTQMIVDEMTILSTVFMRRDNQKIIYPNSILANKSIGNYSRSPAMGDEIEFSVDISTPWKKIEEMKKEIKEYLSKKSDYWFDDAVIVAKGMENMNRLNMVLWPKHVVNHHDMTQRWERRSQLIVEMIKVFRELGIVCKLPPLDVNVNNTGSVISDMPPYT; encoded by the exons ATGGCTAGATTCACAAGTTCAACCATTAATTCGCTGTATGAAGTTCTTGTCAAGGTGAAAGATGATGCACCAAATTGTCCTTCACAAATGAAAAGGAAGTGTGGTCCAGAGAAAGACTATGCCTGGTTCTTAGAAGACGATTTTAATATCGATTGCTTCAATGAAGAAACGAGCTACCTCAAGGTAGGTCGACTTTTGGGAATCACTCAATGGGCATCACTCCTTTTACTTTTAGCTTTTCTCATTTGCACACTTTCCATATCCGAGTTGAAAGTGTTGGATATATGGGATGTTGCTATATGGAAATGGGAACTACTCATCCTAGCGATTATTTGTGGGCAGTTGATCGCGGGTTTGGTTGTAGAAATTGTTGTCTTACTAGCAGAGTCTAGTTTTCATTTGAGAATTGGTTTTTTGTATGTCGTGTATGGGATAAAGCAGTCGGTCCAAAATGTCGTTTGGTTGAGTTTAGTCATGATTGCATCACATTTTATTGTGGAAGGCAAGGATCGGGTTCCCAATATTTTAAGGAAAGTGATGTTATGTTTGCTAGTTGGAACATTTATGTGGCTTCTAAAAACGATCATAGTTAAGGTTCTTGCGTCTTCTTTCCATTTGATATCATTTTTTAGACGGATTAGAGTGTCTTTATACAAGCAATATGTGATTAAGAAGCTCGGTGGGGATCTAGTCAAGGGTAGAAATCAAGAGGATATGTGTCGGGAGGTATCTAGGCAGGTGCTTGGAGCGAAAAAAGTCACGGCGTTTAAAGTAAAAAGGATGATTGAAATTGTACAAGCTGGAGATTTACCTTGTTTATCGACTGTAGATGAGGATCTACCCATTCGTTCTGATGAGGAGGACGAGGATGAGTGTTCATTGCGAGCCAAATATGAAGAAGTAAAACAACTTGCTCGTAATATTTTCAGCAAGGTGGCTCAACAGTCACA GTCTATCACCGTTGAGGATCTGAAGAACAGGTTAGGGGATGATAAAGTTACAAAACCGCAAGAGTTGTTTGCCGGATCAATGTGTAAAGCGGAAATAACTGAGGATGGTTTCATTCATTGGATG ATGGATGCATATACAGAAAGGAGGAGACTTGCTTTATCTGTCAACGACACAAAAACAGCTGTGGATGATCTCCATCGTATGATGGATGCAATCGTAGCTATCATGATATTGGTAACTTGGCTTATAATGTGTGGTGTTCCAATTACTCAGTTCTTGATATTTGCCACAACCCAACTGGCATTAGCAGTATATGTGTTTGGTAACACTGCCAAGACAGTACTTGAGTCGATTATATTCTTATTCATATTGCATCCTTATGATGTTGGTGACCGATGTGAAGTTGATGGCACACAG ATGATAGTAGACGAGATGACTATTTTGTCGACAGTGTTCATGAGACGTGACAACCAAAAAATAATATACCCGAATAGCATTTTAGCCAACAAATCAATTGGTAATTACAGCCGTAGTCCTGCAATGGGAGATGAGATAGAATTTTCCGTTGACATCTCTACTCCATGGAAGAAGATTGAGGAAATGAAGAAAGAGATCAAAGA GTATTTGAGCAAAAAGAGCGATTATTGGTTTGATGATGCAGTAATAGTTGCGAAAGGCATGGAAAACATGAACAGGCTGAACATGGTTTTGTGGCCTAAACATGTTGTAAACCATCATGATATGACACAACGATGGGAAAGGAGAAGCCAATTGATCGTAGAGATGATAAAAGTGTTTAGAGAGCTCGGCATTGTATGCAAATTGCCTCCTCTCGATGTGAATGTCAACAACACTGGATCCGTTATCTCTGATATGCCTCCATATACTTGA